The Vicia villosa cultivar HV-30 ecotype Madison, WI unplaced genomic scaffold, Vvil1.0 ctg.001542F_1_1, whole genome shotgun sequence genome has a window encoding:
- the LOC131635766 gene encoding uncharacterized protein LOC131635766: MKGTSVTVSIIFFLLSITVVTLLTLVLVKYYSPYQQNDLKMYTILTEPYLENNTGLLLRYNKLIHQAADSDLASRPILTFNWNIWNGFVINLTKKEARRMNGLEGVVWVFPRKKPEFVLDDEISLAWKENLNNIFYVILIMLFYVIIE, from the exons ATGAAGGGCACATCTGTGACTGTCAGTATCATTTTCTTTCTCCTTAGCATTACGGTAGTCACGCTACTCACGCTAGTTTTGGTCAAATATTATTCACCATATCAACAAAATGACCTGAAG ATGTATACTATCCTTACTGAaccttatttggaaaataatACTGGTTTGCTGCTTCGATACAACAAATTGATACATCAAGCTGCTGATAG TGACTTGGCATCAAGGCCCATTCTCACCTTCAACTGGAATATTTGGAATGGATTTGTCATAAATCTAACCAAaaaagaagcaagaagaatgaatG GACTTGAAGGTGTTGTGTGGGTTTTTCCCCGTAAAAAGCCGGAATTTGTACTCGATGATGAGATTTCGTTGGCTTGGAAAGAGaatttaaataacatattttatgTAATTTTAATTATGCTCTTTTATGTTATTATAGAATAA
- the LOC131635757 gene encoding uncharacterized protein LOC131635757: MTKRTSEREVEQPMKASSVKKDQKQKRHGRSQKSEVCYYNKEKYQKGKEKYDNIMVQCYYCNKFGHFSKDCWSNKEEGKIAKGDFDDESVLLIAYESDEEPSTSQDDFKYDSESEDDSETEDKSKSEGDYECEGKSKDELESEEEYASKDKSKPEGSEDQSEPESSKDKSESEGASKEEEDSEGESDYDGESISNPDFDDDSESGCDDVSGREKSEDVGSGGQAFEDDHVSSVNRDSEGGTSEGRASEGSPASDGGRDSEGKASEGDPNFECGTSEGSGFGRGPEVNKGVASCGSRTSKECLEGDTIQESEEDSEQLCIEEALKKKV; encoded by the exons CCTCTGAGAGGGAGGTTGAGCAGCCTATGAAAGCTTCCTCTGTCAAGAAGGACCAAAAGCAGAAAAGACATGGTAGGTCTCAGAAGTCAGAAGTCTGCTATTATAATAAGGAgaaatatcagaagggaaaggagaagTATGACAACATAATGGTTCAGTGTTACTATTGTAATAAGTTTGGCCATTTTTCCAAAGATTGTTGGTCAAACAAGGAAGAAGGAAAAATAGCCAAAGGAGATTTTGACGATGAATCTGTGCTATTAATAGCTTATGAATCTGATGAGGAACCT TcaacatcacaagatgactttaaatatgattcagaatcagaagatgactcTGAAACCGAAGACAAGTCAAAATCCGAAGGTGATTATGAGTGTGAAGGAAAATCAAAAGATGAgttagaatctgaagaagaatatGCTTCTAAAGATAAATCAAAACCTGAAGGTTCTGAAGATCAATCAGAACCTGAAAGTTCTAAAGACAAGTCAGAGTCTGAAGGTGCCTctaaggaagaagaagattctgaaggcGAGTCAGATTATGATGGTGAATCTATTTCTAATCCAGATTTTGACGATGACTCAGAATCTGGTTGTGATGATGTTTCTGGAAGGGAAAAATCTGAAGACGTAggttctggaggacaagcttttGAAGATGATCATGTTTCTAGTGTTAATCGAGACTCTGAAGGTGGAACTTCTGAAGGCAGAGCTTCTGAAGGTAGTCCAGCCTCTGACGGTGGTCGTGATTCTGAAGGAAAAGCTTCTGAAGGCGATCCAAATTTTGAATGCGGTACTTCTGAAGGTAGTGGTTTTGGACGAGGTCCAGAAGTTAACAAAGGTGTAGCTTCTTGTGGTAGTCGTACTTCTAAAGAATGTCTAGAAGGAGACACGattcaagaatcagaagaagattctgaacaaTTATGCATTGAAGAGGCTCTCAAGAAGAAAGTATGA
- the LOC131635765 gene encoding cucumisin-like has product MEGRSHIGLLLLLISFTPFLVKCNSSSQENDLKVYIVYTGNALGNETYSLIRYRDLIDQAADSNSAPKSILSYYWKSFSGFAVKLTKKEADRMAGLKGVVSVFPNRRYNIDPPEDSNSLDWKVLCLSYFFTVILSYYFMFFMLVGCGCILHLCIS; this is encoded by the exons ATGGAAGGTAGATCTCACATTGGTCTTTTACTTCTCCTTATTAGTTTTACTCCATTTTTGGTAAAATGTAATTCATCTTCTCAGGAAAACGATCTAAAG GTTTATATTGTCTACACCGGAAATGCGTTAGGAAATGAAACGTATTCACTGATCCGTTATAGAGATTTGATAGATCAAGCTGCAGACAG CAACTCGGCACCCAAATCTATATTATCCTACTATTGGAAGAGTTTTAGTGGTTTTGCGGTGAAGCTAACAAAAAAGGAAGCTGATAGAATGGCTG GTCTTAAAGGGGTTGTCTCTGTTTTTCCAAATAGAAGATACAACATCGATCCACCAGAAGATAGCAATTCATTGGATTGGAAAGTACTTTGTTTAAGTTACTTTTTTACTGTAATTCTATCATACTACTTTATGTTTTTTATGTTGGTGGGTTGTGGCTGTATTCTACATTTGTGTATAAGTTAG
- the LOC131635761 gene encoding cucumisin-like isoform X1 encodes MANVFFLRPFFLFLLFCFQIHQAFSNDRKTYIVYMGDHPKGIDPAILPSIHTTMTQNVLGSDFEPGAVLRSYKKSFNGFVVKLTEDEAETLAEMENVVSVFRNTKHYPSTTKSWDYVGLPQNSKRMPLENDIIVGVIDSGIWPKSKSFSDEGFGPPPKKWKGSCHNFTCNNKLIGARYFNIEGSYSKKDIKDPTDVNGHGTHCSSIVAGNSVNSVSLQGFASGTARGGVPSARIAMYKVCWETGCDQAGILAAFDEAIADGVDVISLSVGSSQVKVIPYFQNSIDIGSFHAMKRGIFTANAANNLGPNILTMTNFAPWLLSVAASTFDRKFVTKVQLGNGAIYEGTTINTFDLKRKMFPIIFARDIPNTAGGFNSSESRSCIKDSVDKQAVKGKIVLCEGYQIASDVGFFSGAVGVIFGRTYPQDSPFIFALPATLLSLWNLREIQYYMKSTRNPTATIFKSEEVEDLLSPYVASFSSRGPNPITPNILKPDIAAPGVNVLAAWTPLDPISKFEDDNRRLPYQILSGTSMACPHAAGAAAYVKSFHPNWSPAMIKSALMTTATPMSSNINAEAEFAYGAGLINPVKAANPGLVYDISEADYAEFLCGEGYTSKELRILTQDKSNCKGKDNEKVVYSLNLPSFALNVNGKFFGYAYHRTVTNVGSANSTYKARIISSSLLEIQVKPDVLSFTSIGQKKSFSLTIEGRTNVQVMSSALIWDDGNHQVRSPIVVYGDGS; translated from the exons ATGGCAAATGTGTTCTTTCTAAGGccattctttctttttcttctcttctgcTTTCAAATTCATCAAGCATTCTCCAATGATCGCAAG ACTTACATTGTCTACATGGGTGATCATCCGAAGGGCATTGATCCAGCCATTTTACCTTCTATTCACACCACAATGACTCAAAATGTTCTTGGCAG TGATTTTGAACCAGGAGCTGTACTTCGCAGCTATAAGAAAAGCTTTAATGGATTCGTGGTGAAATTGACGGAAGATGAAGCCGAAACATTGGCCg AAATGGAGAATGTGGTGTCTGTTTTTCGAAACACAAAGCATTATCCTAGCACAACAAAATCCTGGGACTACGTAGGCCTCCCACAAAATAGCAAAAGAATGCCTTTGGAAAATGACATAATTGTTGGAGTAATAGACTCTGGAATTTGGCCAAAGTCAAAGAGTTTCAGTGATGAAGGATTCGGTCCACCACCCAAAAAATGGAAGGGATCGTGCCACAACTTTACTTGCAACAA CAAACTAATTGGTGCACGATACTTTAATATCGAAGGTTCGTATAGCAAAAAAGACATAAAAGATCCAACCGATGTAAATGGGCATGGGACACATTGTTCCTCCATTGTTGCTGGAAATTCGGTTAATTCTGTGAGCCTACAAGGCTTTGCCTCAGGAACCGCACGCGGAGGAGTTCCTTCAGCACGCATTGCTATGTACAAAGTATGTTGGGAAACAGGTTGTGACCAAGCTGGTATCCTTGCAGCATTTGATGAAGCAATTGCTGATGGAGTTGATGTTATTTCTCTTTCTGTTGGATCAAGTCAAGTAAAAGTAATTCCATATTTTCAAAATTCGATCGACATTGGAAGTTTCCATGCAATGAAAAGAGGTATATTTACAGCGAATGCTGCTAATAATCTTGGCCCAAATATTCTCACCATGACAAATTTTGCACCTTGGTTACTTTCTGTTGCTGCTAGCACTTTTGATAGAAAGTTTGTTACAAAGGTGCAGTTGGGAAATGGTGCCATTTATGAG GGAACCACGATTAACACATTCGACCTTAAAAGAAAAATGTTTCCAATAATTTTTGCAAGAGATATACCAAATACTGCTGGTGGATTCAACAGTTCGGAATCCAG GTCATGCATCAAAGACTCTGTAGATAAGCAAGCTGTAAAGGGAAAGATAGTCTTATGTGAGGGctatcagattgcttctgatgtGGGGTTTTTCTCAGGAGCAGTCGGTGTAATATTCGGACGTACCTATCCACAAGATTCACCATTTATATTTGCATTGCCCGCAACATTGTTGAGTCTGTGGAATTTAAGAGAAATACAGTACTACATGAAATCAACAAG AAATCCAACTGCCACAATATTTAAGAGTGAAGAAGTCGAAGATTTGTTGTCCCCTTATGTAGCATCTTTTTCATCGAGAGGTCCGAATCCAATTACACCAAATATTCTCAAG CCTGATATTGCTGCTCCCGGAGTCAACGTTTTAGCTGCATGGACTCCACTCGACCCAATTTCAAAATTTGAAGATGACAATAGAAGATTGCCATATCAAATTCTATCTGGAACTTCAATGGCATGCCCTCATGCAGCCGGGGCAGCTGCATATGTTAAATCGTTTCATCCCAATTGGTCTCCTGCCATGATCAAGTCCGCCTTGATGACCACTG CTACACCAATGAGCTCAAATATAAATGCTGAAGCTGAATTTGCATATGGCGCGGGGCTTATTAATCCTGTTAAGGCAGCAAATCCAGGGCTAGTATATGATATTAGTGAAGCAGATTATGCTGAGTTTTTGTGCGGAGAAGGGTATACATCAAAAGAACTACGAATTCTTACTCAAGATAAGAGTAATTGCAAGGGAAAAGATAATGAGAAAGTTGTATACAGCTTGAATCTACCATCATTTGCACTAAATGTAAACGGAAAATTTTTCGGATATGCTTATCATAGAACCGTTACAAATGTGGGATCAGCAAATTCTACTTATAAAGCTAGAATAATATCTTCATCTTTGTTGGAAATTCAAGTGAAACCAGATGTTCTATCCTTCACATCTATAGGGCAGAAAAAATCATTCTCACTCACAATTGAAGGGAGAACCAATGTGCAAGTTATGTCTTCTGCTTTGATTTGGGATGATGGCAATCATCAAGTTAGAAGTCCAATTGTAGTGTATGGGGATGGAAGCTAA
- the LOC131635761 gene encoding cucumisin-like isoform X2: MANVFFLRPFFLFLLFCFQIHQAFSNDRKTYIVYMGDHPKGIDPAILPSIHTTMTQNVLGSYKKSFNGFVVKLTEDEAETLAEMENVVSVFRNTKHYPSTTKSWDYVGLPQNSKRMPLENDIIVGVIDSGIWPKSKSFSDEGFGPPPKKWKGSCHNFTCNNKLIGARYFNIEGSYSKKDIKDPTDVNGHGTHCSSIVAGNSVNSVSLQGFASGTARGGVPSARIAMYKVCWETGCDQAGILAAFDEAIADGVDVISLSVGSSQVKVIPYFQNSIDIGSFHAMKRGIFTANAANNLGPNILTMTNFAPWLLSVAASTFDRKFVTKVQLGNGAIYEGTTINTFDLKRKMFPIIFARDIPNTAGGFNSSESRSCIKDSVDKQAVKGKIVLCEGYQIASDVGFFSGAVGVIFGRTYPQDSPFIFALPATLLSLWNLREIQYYMKSTRNPTATIFKSEEVEDLLSPYVASFSSRGPNPITPNILKPDIAAPGVNVLAAWTPLDPISKFEDDNRRLPYQILSGTSMACPHAAGAAAYVKSFHPNWSPAMIKSALMTTATPMSSNINAEAEFAYGAGLINPVKAANPGLVYDISEADYAEFLCGEGYTSKELRILTQDKSNCKGKDNEKVVYSLNLPSFALNVNGKFFGYAYHRTVTNVGSANSTYKARIISSSLLEIQVKPDVLSFTSIGQKKSFSLTIEGRTNVQVMSSALIWDDGNHQVRSPIVVYGDGS; this comes from the exons ATGGCAAATGTGTTCTTTCTAAGGccattctttctttttcttctcttctgcTTTCAAATTCATCAAGCATTCTCCAATGATCGCAAG ACTTACATTGTCTACATGGGTGATCATCCGAAGGGCATTGATCCAGCCATTTTACCTTCTATTCACACCACAATGACTCAAAATGTTCTTGGCAG CTATAAGAAAAGCTTTAATGGATTCGTGGTGAAATTGACGGAAGATGAAGCCGAAACATTGGCCg AAATGGAGAATGTGGTGTCTGTTTTTCGAAACACAAAGCATTATCCTAGCACAACAAAATCCTGGGACTACGTAGGCCTCCCACAAAATAGCAAAAGAATGCCTTTGGAAAATGACATAATTGTTGGAGTAATAGACTCTGGAATTTGGCCAAAGTCAAAGAGTTTCAGTGATGAAGGATTCGGTCCACCACCCAAAAAATGGAAGGGATCGTGCCACAACTTTACTTGCAACAA CAAACTAATTGGTGCACGATACTTTAATATCGAAGGTTCGTATAGCAAAAAAGACATAAAAGATCCAACCGATGTAAATGGGCATGGGACACATTGTTCCTCCATTGTTGCTGGAAATTCGGTTAATTCTGTGAGCCTACAAGGCTTTGCCTCAGGAACCGCACGCGGAGGAGTTCCTTCAGCACGCATTGCTATGTACAAAGTATGTTGGGAAACAGGTTGTGACCAAGCTGGTATCCTTGCAGCATTTGATGAAGCAATTGCTGATGGAGTTGATGTTATTTCTCTTTCTGTTGGATCAAGTCAAGTAAAAGTAATTCCATATTTTCAAAATTCGATCGACATTGGAAGTTTCCATGCAATGAAAAGAGGTATATTTACAGCGAATGCTGCTAATAATCTTGGCCCAAATATTCTCACCATGACAAATTTTGCACCTTGGTTACTTTCTGTTGCTGCTAGCACTTTTGATAGAAAGTTTGTTACAAAGGTGCAGTTGGGAAATGGTGCCATTTATGAG GGAACCACGATTAACACATTCGACCTTAAAAGAAAAATGTTTCCAATAATTTTTGCAAGAGATATACCAAATACTGCTGGTGGATTCAACAGTTCGGAATCCAG GTCATGCATCAAAGACTCTGTAGATAAGCAAGCTGTAAAGGGAAAGATAGTCTTATGTGAGGGctatcagattgcttctgatgtGGGGTTTTTCTCAGGAGCAGTCGGTGTAATATTCGGACGTACCTATCCACAAGATTCACCATTTATATTTGCATTGCCCGCAACATTGTTGAGTCTGTGGAATTTAAGAGAAATACAGTACTACATGAAATCAACAAG AAATCCAACTGCCACAATATTTAAGAGTGAAGAAGTCGAAGATTTGTTGTCCCCTTATGTAGCATCTTTTTCATCGAGAGGTCCGAATCCAATTACACCAAATATTCTCAAG CCTGATATTGCTGCTCCCGGAGTCAACGTTTTAGCTGCATGGACTCCACTCGACCCAATTTCAAAATTTGAAGATGACAATAGAAGATTGCCATATCAAATTCTATCTGGAACTTCAATGGCATGCCCTCATGCAGCCGGGGCAGCTGCATATGTTAAATCGTTTCATCCCAATTGGTCTCCTGCCATGATCAAGTCCGCCTTGATGACCACTG CTACACCAATGAGCTCAAATATAAATGCTGAAGCTGAATTTGCATATGGCGCGGGGCTTATTAATCCTGTTAAGGCAGCAAATCCAGGGCTAGTATATGATATTAGTGAAGCAGATTATGCTGAGTTTTTGTGCGGAGAAGGGTATACATCAAAAGAACTACGAATTCTTACTCAAGATAAGAGTAATTGCAAGGGAAAAGATAATGAGAAAGTTGTATACAGCTTGAATCTACCATCATTTGCACTAAATGTAAACGGAAAATTTTTCGGATATGCTTATCATAGAACCGTTACAAATGTGGGATCAGCAAATTCTACTTATAAAGCTAGAATAATATCTTCATCTTTGTTGGAAATTCAAGTGAAACCAGATGTTCTATCCTTCACATCTATAGGGCAGAAAAAATCATTCTCACTCACAATTGAAGGGAGAACCAATGTGCAAGTTATGTCTTCTGCTTTGATTTGGGATGATGGCAATCATCAAGTTAGAAGTCCAATTGTAGTGTATGGGGATGGAAGCTAA